Proteins from one Podospora pseudocomata strain CBS 415.72m chromosome 4, whole genome shotgun sequence genomic window:
- a CDS encoding hypothetical protein (EggNog:ENOG503PI01): METLEVTLRILEGLLEPMDNRRRCLNHTGNRPLDWAPCPSTEQPNLGTPCRPICGRHSASLHSTTQCMMGQQQYQNVLGLFLAWEEDGGEHASSGENPFHTQLEEFVHTLQLGYNYDIEQWLIPSEKYPRALDKKLNETVERINECSKKEEGALDLLIIYYGGHAVANPYEPDNDLLLVPCPKSKDVSVSWATDVLSRIQYVEGADILILLDCCYAQRGQHAIDHMHRPPPRPMVTLAAVDIDGKAIQDGDYTFTQNLCAQLEEFGNNTETFSISQFHRALRRRTASWRRRQPDGKIPDPLMSSNTTHEFGLLGPLEPQVDPAETSTVGRAISAKPAGHAKEERCPVTAERSSSALAASQLKPPSPRAISAGTHSPASLKNASWEDNVSCCMEFHDVDEARPPSAPSSVLSSRSLSPAYSTTSQNGRLRTESPDTHPWVPSIVDMPATSPHDKLNIYVSPPDVEAVMPTAPMSCSPAASSSSLQESILPPRNKRDHQKCYDVRLSPSAPYESPRITPRGSKERTDNVPYPRHSQTVMPILRNRRSQTFDNADFGRAKDGYGGPRWQAQADSDSEDEFWPPEHSGPRHQLYGGYRR, from the exons ATGGAGACCTTGGAAGTGACGTTGAGGATACTTGAGGGGCTTTTGGAACCAATGGATAACAGGCGCAGATGTTTGAACCACACAGGGAACAGACCCCTCGATTGGGCCCCGTGCCCATCAACGGAGCAGCCCAACCTTGGAACACCATGTCGCCCAATTTGCGGCCGGCATTCTGCTTCTCTACACTCCACAACACAGTGTATGATGGGTCAACAACAGTATCAGAATGTCTTGGGGCTGTTCCTCGCCtgggaagaagatggaggagagcaTGCATCTTCGGGGGAGAACCCGTTTCACACGCAACTGGAGGAGTTTGTCCACACTCTTCAGCTGGGATACAACTATGACATTGAGCAGTGGCTCATTCCGTCAGAAAAATATCCTCGTGCCTTGGACAAGAAACTCAACGAGACTGTCGAGCGGATCAATGAATGCAgtaagaaggaggagggcgcaTTGGACCTGCTCATCATCTACTACGGTGGTCATGCGGTGGCCAACCCCTACGAACCCGATAATGACCTGTTATTAGTTCC ATGCCCAAAAAGCAAGGACGTATCCGTTTCTTGGGCGACGGATGTTTTATCAAGAATCCAATATGTAGAGGGTGCTGATATCCTGATTCTCTTGGACTGCTGCTACGCGCAGAGAGGCCAGCATGCGATAGATCACATGCATCGGCCACCGCCGAGACCAATGGTCACTCTCGCGGCTGTTGACATTGATGGCAAGGCTATCCAAGATGGGGACTATACGTTCACCCAAAACCTATGCGCACAACTTGAGGAGTTTGGAAACAATACGGAGACTTTTAGTATCAGCCAGTTTCATCGAGCCCTTCGACGAAGGACCGCTAGTTGGAGACGACGTCAACCCGACGGCAAGATTCCAGATCCTCTGATGTCCTCCAACACAACTCATGAGTTTGGGTTGCTGGGACCGCTTGAGCCGCAAGTAGACCCGGCTGAGACGTCGACCGTGGGAAGAGCTATATCCGCCAAACCAGCTGGGCATGCCAAAGAGGAACGGTGCCCCGTAACCGCAGAGAGGTCTTCATCTGCCCTTGCCGCCTCTCAGCTCAAACCTCCAAGTCCTCGAGCCATCAGCGCGGGAACCCATTCACCAGCTTCTCTCAAGAATGCATCATGGGAGGACAATGTCAGTTGCTGCATGGAATTCCATGATGTGGATGAGGCACGCCCTCCTAGTGCGCCCTCTTCAGTTCTCAGTTCTCGTTCCCTTTCGCCAGCCTATTCAACAACCTCTCAAAACGGGCGTCTACGAACCGAAAGTCCTGATACTCACCCTTGGGTTCCTAGCATCGTCGACATGCCCGCCACCTCACCCCACGACAAACTCAACATCTACGTCAGTCCACCTGACGTGGAAGCAGTTATGCCCACCGCTCCGATGAGTTGTTCCCCTGCTGCTTCATCGAGCTCCTTACAAGAGTCAATTCTGCCGCCAAGAAACAAGAGAGATCACCAAAAGTGTTATGATGTGCGACTGTCACCTTCTGCTCCGTACGAGAGTCCCAGGATAACCCCACGGGGAAGCAAAGAAAGGACAGACAACGTGCCATACCCGCGACATTCGCAGACAGTCATGCCAATATTGCGAAATCGAAGGTCACAAACATTTGACAATGCTGATTTTGGCCGGGCAAAGGATGGCTATGGAGGTCCGCGTTGGCAAGCGCAGGCTGACTCTGACTCCGAGGATGAATTTTGGCCCCCGGAACACTCGGGACCTCGTCATCAGTTGTATGGTGGTTATCGGCGGTGA
- a CDS encoding hypothetical protein (COG:S; EggNog:ENOG503NU60), protein MSRRTSQEPETMASYSPYASARTAEFFYDDNKFPSPSPTPSPRGPGYYGPPPVQRPATRAHFRTPSTTGASFRHEFPSPRTPSFSPRYNSEGQYATANVNGGPFFDREREAGFASPRFEEQRRTAPISGHARRSSTSVPQRPQTARPTANPHKKPPPPPAARAATEADAKRHKIPPGYSLKNWDPTEEPIMLLGSVFDANSLGKWIYDWTVYHHGPSTPISDMAGELWLLLIQLAGKIKRAEESVPKIRALENKQMVEDFIEAGDRLTDKLRKLLKACEAPMLRVKTTQKKDPQLGKNAGVEFVETLFGRERELEKTERFMHSVRLWNLRFDTNCEEILRSPTV, encoded by the exons ATGTCTCGAAGGACATCACAAGAGCCGGAGACGATGGCTAGCTATTCACCCTATGCGTCCGCACGCACCGCGGAGTTTTTCTACGACGACAACAAGTTTCCCAGCCCTTCTCCGACACCATCACCCCGGGGACCCGGCTACTATGGGCCTCCTCCGGTCCAGAGACCGGCCACCCGCGCCCACTTCCGCACTCCGAGCACCACTGGCGCCTCATTCAGGCACGAGTTCCCCAGTCCTCGGACGCCCTCATTCTCGCCTCGGTACAATAGCGAAGGCCAGTACGCCACTGCCAATGTGAAT GGCGGTCCCTTTTtcgacagagagagagaggcggGGTTCGCGTCGCCGCGCTTTGAGGAACAGCGCCGTACAGCTCCCATCAGCGGCCATGCTCGCCGCAGCTCAACATCGGTTCCCCAGAGACCTCAGACTGCCCGacccaccgccaacccccacaagaagccaccaccaccacctgccgcCCGTGCTGCCACGGAGGCGGATGCCAAGCGGCACAAGATCCCGCCCGGATACTCTCTCAAGAACTGGGATCCCACTGAGGAGCCCATCATGCTGCTGGGTAGTGTTTTCGATGCCAACTCCCTTGGAAAGTGGATCTATGACTGGACCGTCTACCACCACGGACCCTCCACCCCGATCTCGGACATGGCCGGAGAGCTTTGGCTCCTTCTGATCCAGCTAGCCGGAAAGATTAAGCGTGCCGAGGAGTCCGTTCCCAAGATCCGTGCCCTGGAGAACAAGCAGATGGTTGAGGACTTCATCGAGGCCGGCGACCGCCTCACCGACAAGCTCCGCAAGCTCCTCAAGGCATGCGAGGCCCCCATGCTTCGCGTCAAGACCACCCAGAAGAAGGATCCCCAGCTCGGAAAGAATGCCGGTGTAGAGTTTGTCGAGACCCTCTTCGGCCGTGAGCGTGAGCTAGAGAAGACTGAGCGCTTTATGCATTCCGTCCGCCTCTGGAACCTGCGCTTCGACACCAACTGTGAGGAGATCCTCCGGAGCCCGACCGTGTAA
- a CDS encoding hypothetical protein (EggNog:ENOG503P5KD; COG:S): protein MTAPTTCCRSSNNNASSAECVCAKQATCSCGKQSALHCSCSAAATENTVAGPRCSCRARPAGQCTCERAASENVTPEKACACGSRPADACTCEKAADGGFNPENEIDFTTKK from the exons aTGACCGCCCCAACAACCTGCTGCcgctcctccaacaacaacgcctcctcggccgagtGCGTCTGCGCCAAGCAAGCGACCTGCTCTTGCGGGAAGCAATCCGCCCTCCActgctcctgctccgccgccgcgacGGAGAACACGGTCGCCGGACCGAGATGCAGCTGCCGTGCTAGACCCGCGGGCCAGTGCACCTGCGAGCGTGCCGCTTCGGAGAATGTGACGCCTGAGAAggcttgtgcttgtggttCAAGACCTGCTG ATGCTTGCACTTgtgagaaggctgctgaTGGGGGGTTCAACCCGGAGAATGAGATTGATTTTACTACCAAGAAATAA
- a CDS encoding hypothetical protein (EggNog:ENOG503PXXZ): protein MLMLKTLGSLVLGLTTAALGNTERLSGPSSELVLGDIRIKAHNLVNGETKHQRAMGRIGQLGDSYTRPTDSSRSLSEKTTESSSRRPRRRRENTKDTTGDADSTRAVCQGKNGTTIDCLEEIGCCMLPTGEAACCSAAGVTCDESDCVQTAASIRPLPAASSLAIITVTQTITSTVTSFAETRLAIITSTQLLTFINPTQRTATSTVTVTSFVRRAKRTFGSPVEITPVQTRLVLAPTSSPEPRTTPIPSREYMGVRVAVGKRQEATLTSTVVIRTTVFVPGVTTRTLTNIVFSTTLAAPNAATTVFITTTVFRPLSSSTTTVPEATVPMDQSPIEPTPSSTTGSESATSLAPTDSTETTNLTEPTEPLPTDSPALSSATPSSPAPTTLASFTDVTTTTTITTFPSSETTTTSVMEPTGMETMSLSPTPTAGPNTPLTPQQPTLTPAQIAALVLGIILALLLFIALAFILRRLVIKRRQAQAKIRQHLSPSPPPLMSGGGPSAPAPTVPTGPSSNSSYSGLTGEGEVRIVIRPAPKRRTQSSGIGYGQGMVWPLPPGRLSAQSGERGGEYSIFVDSPSERGREKEREWSIASERGSLGDDNGQQRGESMLSGAASSGYGYGYGYGGYGSVRGESYPGLGTLLTPPPPPLRLAERREMELEREREVRGFRTGLLGGRDTDESAGEGGSGKGKRPVTRGTEDSGFRGDESGNGGSSNGSPESKKSGQSGNGGGRGGTLGKKGSFGVGKAW, encoded by the exons atgttgatgttgaaaaCCTTGGGCAGCCTCGTCCTGGGACTCACAACTGCGGCGCTTGGGAATACTGAACGGCTCTCAGGTCCCTCATCTGAGCTAGTTCTTGGTGATATACGAATAAAAGCACACAATTTGGTAAATGGCGAGACAAAGCATCAAAGAGCTATGGGGAGAATTGGGCAATTGGGAGACAGTTACACGAGGCCAACGGATAGTTCTAGGTCCCTCAGCGAGAAAACTACAGAATCTTCATCAAGACgaccaaggagaaggagagaaaaCACAAAAGATACAACAGGTGATGCCGATTCGACACGGGCTGTGTGTCAAGGCAAAAATGGCACAACAATCGACTGCCTGGAAGAGATTGGATGCTGCATGTTGCCGACTGGAGAAGCAGCATGCTGTTCAGCGGCCGGTGTCACATGTGACGAGAGTGACTGTGTTCAGACAGCTGCTTCGAT CAGACCGCTGCCGGCAGCATCCAGTTTGGCCATTATCACCGTCACacaaaccatcaccagcacGGTCACCTCCTTTGCAGAGACCAGACTTGCTATTATTACCAGCACCCAGCTTCTCACTTTTATTAATCCAACACAGCGTACAGCTACTTCGACGGTTACTGTAACGTCTTTCGTAAGGAGGGCAAAACGAACCTTTGGAAGCCCTGTTGAGATTACGCCGGTTCAAACGCGTCTTGTCCTGGCGCCCACTAGCAGTCCGGAACCCCGTACAACCCCAATACCGAGCAGAGAGTATATGGGAGTCAGAGTTGCGGTCGGGAAACGGCAAGAGGCAACGCTCACTTCCACGGTCGTGATCAGAACGACGGTCTTTGTTCCTGGTGTCACGACAAGAACACTTACTAATATCGTTTTCTCAACCACGCTGGCGGCTCCCAACGCAGCTACCACAgtcttcatcaccacaaccgtCTTTAGACCTTTGTCCTCGAGCACAACGACCGTACCGGAGGCTACAGTACCGATGGACCAGTCCCCAATAGAacccacaccctcctcaacgacCGGTTCAGAGTCAGCTACTTCTCTCGCACCAACAGACTCAACAGAGACCACAAACCTAACAGAGCCCACGGAACCACTCCCCACCGATTCTCCGGCTCTAAGTTCAgccaccccctcttccccggcGCCAACCACTTTGGCATCTTTTACTgatgtcaccaccaccaccaccatcacaacctTTCCGTCATcagaaaccaccaccacttccgTGATGGAACCAACAGGAATGGAAACAATgtccctctccccaactcccacaGCGGGCCCCAATACCCCCCTcacaccccaacaaccaaccctcacccccgcccAAATAGCCGCTCTAGTCCTaggcatcatcctcgccctcttgcTATTCATAGCCCTCGCGTTCATCCTCCGCCGTCTGGTCATCAAAAGAAGACAAGCCCAAGCAAAGATCCGGCAGcatctctccccttcccctccgcccctcATGTCTGGCGGGGGgccatcagcaccagcacccacAGTCCCAAccggcccctcctccaacagctcctACAGCGGGTTGACAGGCGAAGGGGAAGTCAGAATCGTCATCCGGCCCGCACCCAAAAGAAGAACGCAATCGAGTGGGATTGGGTATGGGCAGGGGATGGTGTGGCCTTTGCCGCCTGGGAGATTGTCCGCTCAGtcgggggaaagggggggggagtattCTATTTTTGTGGACTCCCCTtcggaaaggggaagggagaaggagagggagtggagtATTGCTTCTGagagggggagtttgggggatgATAATGGGCAGCAAAGGGGGGAGAGTATGTTGAGTGGGGCTGCTAGTTCGGG GTATGGGTATGGGTATGGGTATGGGGGGTATGGGAGTGTGAGGGGGGAGTCGTACCCTGGGTTGGGGACGTTGttgacgccgccgccgccgccgttgaggttggcggagaggagggagatggaattggagagggagcgggaggTTAGGGGTTTTAGGAcgggtttgttgggggggcGGGATACGGATGAGagcgcgggggaggggggtagtgggaaggggaagaggccTGTGACGAGGGGGACGGAGGATAGTGGGTTTAGGGGGGATGAgagtgggaatggggggagtAGCAATGGTAGTCCTGAGTCGAAGAAGAGTGGGCAGAGTGGAaatggaggaggccgagggggCACGCTGGGGAAAAAGGGAAGCtttggggtgggaaaggCTTGGTGA
- the PAM16 gene encoding mitochondrial import inner membrane translocase subunit TIM16 (COG:U; BUSCO:EOG09265M8S; EggNog:ENOG503P40W) yields the protein MAYRLITQVVLIGTRVLGRSFAEAYKQAAASSAYQRAQAQSGNGTTGRASLSSGMTLDEACKILNVKPPQKGEANMEEVMERFKRLFDNNDPKKGGSFYLQSKILRARERIEAEVRPHMEKAEQEAEVKEGWNPKLYKDKK from the exons ATG GCCTACCGCCTCATAACCCAAGTCGTCCTCATCGGCACCCGCGTTCTCGGCCGCTCCTTCGCCGAAGCCTACAAGCAAGCCGCCGCCTCGTCGGCCTACCAACGCGCCCAGGCCCAGTCCGGCAATGGCACCACCGGCCGCGCCAGCCTCAGCAGCGGCATGACCCTCGACGAAGCCTGCAAGATCCTCAACGTCAAGCCACCACAAAAGGGGGAAGCCAATATGGAGGAGGTCATGGAGCGATTCAAGCGCTTGTTTGACAACAACGACCCCAAAAAGGGCGGTTCATTCTACCTGCAGAGCAAGATCCTGCGCGCGAGGGAAAGgatcgaggccgaggtgcGCCCACATATGGAGAAGGCGGAGCAAGAGGCCGAGGTAAAAGAGGGGTGGAATCCAAAGCTGTACAAGGATAAGAAATAA
- a CDS encoding hypothetical protein (COG:D; COG:Z; EggNog:ENOG503NVDB), whose protein sequence is MPPKRAAATAASAATKKTAVATTTTKKTTATTATKKTTTAAATKKTVATTKKAAAAPKKAAAAPKKAAPKKAAPKKKTVAEVAPESDKENTEEPEKKVVTTKRKRTRDDEEQAPVASSSEDEIAQEPVDAQAQPAKKRKVAAPKAPAAKRPARVLKAINEKPERVLDMFVFGEGTAGELGLGSVKVDGKKPIDVKRPRLNPNVSNVVQIACGGMHVAALTKDNKIFTWGVNDQGALGRDTTWDGGLRDVEDEGDDSDDEDDTGMNPKESTPAEIDTSGLPEGIEWVQVVASDSATFALTTTGQVYGWGTFRSNEGVLGFSRSVGIQRTPAHVPELSKIKQLAAGLNHILALDEKNKIYAWGAGQQAQLARRLLERDDTAALYPAGVGSLPGRAKAVKLACGSYHCFVIDTKGRVISWGLNNYAECGHEDSVGVDGGYVMRPQIVESLSGYEIADIAGGEHHSLACTTDGKLLTWGRIDGHQVGQPTGSFTEDNTIYDDRQKPRILVVPTEIPEVKDVVQVAAGTDHSFAVTKDGKVYSWGFSANYQTGQGTMDDIESPTLIDNTAIRDRKIVFAGAGGQYGIVAAEKEEAQN, encoded by the exons ATGCCTCCCAAAAGAGCTGCCGCGACAGCCGCGAGCGCTGCGACCAAAAAGACGGCTGTcgctaccaccaccaccaagaagaccacTGCCACGACGGCTACCAAGAAGACTACTACTGCTGCGGCGACCAAGAAGACTGTCGCTACCaccaagaaggctgctgccgcgCCCAAGAAGGCCGCCGCTGCTCCCAAGAAGGCCGCGCCCAAGAAGGCCgcgcccaagaagaagactgtCGCTGAGGTTGCCCCCGAGTCTGATAAGGAAAACACCGAGGAGCCTGAGAAGAAGGTCGTTACCACCAAGAGAAAACGCACCCGGGATGACGAGGAGCAAGCCCCAGTCGCGTCAAGTTCCGAGGACGAGATTGCCCAGGAGCCTGTCGACGCGCAGGCGCAAccggccaagaagaggaaggtcGCCGCTCCTAAAGCCCCCGCTGCGAAGCGCCCTGCCCGCGTCCTGAAAGCCATCAACGAGAAGCCCGAGCGTGTTCTCGACATGTTTGTGTTTGGCGAGGGCACCGCTGGCGAGCTCGGTCTTGGCAGCGTCAAGGTGGACGGCAAGAAGCCCATCGATGTCAAGCGTCCCCGCCTGAACCCCAATGTCTCCAATGTTGTTCAGATTGCTTGCGGTGGCATGCACGTTGCTGCTCTTACCAAGGACAACAAGATCTTCACCTGGGGTGTCAACGACCAGGGCGCTCTCGGACGCGACACCACGTGGGATGGTGGGCTcagagatgttgaggatgagggcgatgacagtgatgacgaggacgacacTGGCATGAACCCCAAGGAGAGCACTCCTGCCGAGATTGACACGAGCGGCCTCCCTGAGGGTATTGAGTGGGTTCAGGTTGTTGCCAGCGACAGCGCGACTTTtgctctcaccaccactggcCAGGTCTATGGATGGGGTACATTCAGG AGCAACGAGGGTGTACTGGGCTTCAGTCGTAGTGTTGGCATTCAGAGGACCCCAGCCCACGTCCCCGAGCTGTCCAAGATCAAGCAGCTTGCTGCCGGTCTCAACcacatcctcgccctcgacgaGAAGAATAAGATCTATGCCTGGGGTGCCGGCCAACAAGCCCAGCTTGCTCGCCGTCTCCTCGAGCGCGACGACACCGCTGCCCTCTACCCTGCCGGCGTTGGTTCTCTCCCCGGCCGCGCCAAGGCCGTCAAGCTTGCCTGCGGTTCTTACCACTGCTTCGTCATTGACACCAAGGGCCGTGTCATCAGCTGGGGTCTCAACAACTACGCCGAGTGCGGCCACGAGGACTCTGTCGGCGTCGACGGCGGCTACGTCATGCGTCCCCAGATTGTCGAGTCGCTCAGCGGTTACGAGATTGCCGACATTGCCGGCGGTGAGCACCACTCTTTGGCATGCACCACCGATGGCAAGCTCCTCACCTGGGGCCGGATTGATGGCCACCAGGTCGGTCAGCCAACCGGTTCGTTCACCGAGGACAATACTATTTATGACGACCGCCAGAAGCCAAGAATCCTCGTCGTCCCTACCGAGATCCCCGAGGTCAAGGATGTTGTCCAGGTCGCCGCTGGCACCGACCACAGCTTTGCTGTCACCAAGGATGGCAAGGTTTACAGCTGGGGTTTCTCGGCCAACTACCAGACTGGCCAGGGGACTATGGATGATATCGAGTCGCCAACACTTATTGACAACACCGCCATCAGGGACAGGAAGATCGTCTTTGCTGGTGCGGGCGGGCAGTACGGTATTGTTgctgccgagaaggaggaggctcagAATTAG
- a CDS encoding hypothetical protein (EggNog:ENOG503PAST), which translates to MTIKAESFQFEDYAYGMRKSGFGHALLNPASDLDAYPGVCGFIDDRGDWQRIVDVTKPQELKAFGLSPFVGRTWEKRRESSKWGPKTTETVSRVAISTSAATQANIPATFSSAYRYELKGEFGAILLCNDPVEKRSFGLKDPFSTWANKNAKDLLRRFPDIKKSGGFYVITSTIAARDIRITTWTTKGTSVVIGASAEIDNVAKIDASTKFYVGETATEWHEPQVEEGEKKVLFFGGVYIKYSRLWPLREKDQKKWSGYRGSDDGKVMIEEDNYAWDVEACQI; encoded by the exons ATGACCATAAAAGCAGAATCCTTCCAGTTCGAGGACTACGCCTATGGGATGCGAAAGTCTGGCTTCGGCCATGCCTTGCTCAACCCAGCCTCCGATCTCGACGCCTACCCCGGTGTCTGCGGCTTCATCGACGACAGGGGCGACTGGCAGAGAATCGTTGACGTGACCAAGCCGCAAGAACTCAAAGCCTTTGGCCTAAGCCCCTTCGTAGGACGAACGTGGGAAAAGCGGCGAGAAAGCTCCAAATGGGGTCCCAAGACAACGGAAACCGTCAGCAGGGTTGCGATCTCAACATCTGCCGCAACTCAAGCCAACATTCCtgccaccttctcctctgccTACAGATATGAGCTTaagggggagtttggggcgATCCTCCTGTGCAATGATCCGGTCGAGAAGAGATCGTTTGGGCTCAAAGACCCCTTCAGCACATGGGCGAACAAGAATGCCAAGGATCTCCTGAGGAGGTTCCCTGACATCAAGAAGAGCGGCGGTTTTTATGTTATCACATCGACTATAGCGGCGAGGGATATCCGGATTACTACTTGGACTACTAAGGGCACATCGGTTGTCATTGGGGCCTCAGCTGAGATTGATAATGTTGCGAAGATTGATGCTTCGACTAAGTTTTATGTTGGTGAGACTGCTACGGAGTGGCATGAGCCACAGGTTGAG GAAGGCGAGAAGAAAGTGTTGTTCTTTGGTGGCGTCTACATCAAGTACAGTAGACTCTGG CCATTGCGAGAAAAGGACCAAAAGAAGTGGAGTGGTTATCGCGGTAGTGACGACGGGAAAGTCATGATTGAAGAGGACAATTACGCATGGGATGTTGAAGCTTGCCAGATTTGA
- a CDS encoding hypothetical protein (COG:U; EggNog:ENOG503NVNA; BUSCO:EOG092643QW) has protein sequence MSNYYGGGPAQPNPGLQFYQSNYAQPVSGHATPSQASYGYGGPSSGGFGSSFTSGFAGAPGVSGRMDEQGGLRTGWLAAFSAEGYDGEPPLLEELGVSFTKIQRKTFAVLNPFSRVDQHLMDDSDLAGPVLFFFLFGTFLMLSGSVHFGFIYGLAVLGSVSLHTILSLMAPPVDPSTAVPSAPGQSSYPGAPVHHHSQSQSGATTTLTFARSASVLGYCLLPLVATSLVGIVMPMATPLGIFLTTLAVLWSSYAASGIFCSVGGMNRQRFLVAYPLALFYVGFGIMGVFSSRGGKAGKA, from the exons ATGTCAAATTACTACGGCGGCGGCCCCGCCCAGCCAAACCCCGGCCTCCAGTTCTACCAGTCCAACTACGCACAACCAGTATCTGGCCACGCGACCCCATCACAAGCATCCTACGGCTATGGCGGTCCCTCCTCCGGCGGCTTCGGCAGCAGCTTCACCTCTGGCTTCGCCGGCGCCCCAGGAGTATCAGGCCGCATGGACGAGCAAGGTGGGCTAAGAACAGGCTGGCTCGCCGCCTTTTCAGCAGAGGGGTACGACGGGGAGCCGCCCTTattggaggagttgggggtaTCATTCACAAAGATCCAGCGCAAG ACCTTCGCCGTCCTaaaccccttctcccgcgTAGACCAACACCTAATGGACGACTCCGACCTCGCCGGtcccgtcctcttcttcttcctt TTTGGAACCTTCCTCATGCTCTCCGGCTCCGTCCACTTCGGCTTCATCTACGgcctcgccgtcctcggcTCAGTATCCCTCCACacaatcctctccctcatggCACCCCCCgtcgacccctccaccgccgttCCCTCCGCCCCCGGTCAATCATCCTACCCCGGCGCGcccgtccaccaccactcccagtCCCAATCCGGTGCCACGACCACATTGACGTTTGCCCGATCCGCCTCGGTATTGGGGTACTGTCTCCTCCCACTGGTAGCCACCTCCCTAGTCGGAATCGTCATGCCCATGGCGACACCCCTCGGGATTTTCTTGACTACCTTGGCGGTGTTATGGAGCAGTTATGCCGCCAGTGGAATCTTTTGCTCGGTGGGGGGGATGAACAGGCAGAGGTTTTTGGTGGCGTATCCGTTGGCGTTGTTTTATGTCGGGTTTGGGATCATGGGCGTTTTTAGTAGCAGGGGGGGGAAGGCAGGGAAGGCGTAG
- a CDS encoding hypothetical protein (COG:F; COG:J; EggNog:ENOG503P0JQ), with protein MPTNTNTPPNPHPPSTLLTTLLTLTESTIIPLTTTGVSSGSKLFGASILSRDTLSPITTATNNEALSPLLHGEINCIQQFFTTIPPSSRPSPSSCIFFATHEPCSLCLSGITWAGFNEFYYLFTYEDSRDAFNIPYDIDILEEVFKVRGENEGEGEFKRRGLYNKNNKFFKSKSLGELIEEVEDEKEREYFRGEVKRLKGLYDALSETYQKGKAEGVGSESVWK; from the coding sequence atgcccaccaacaccaacacccctcccaacccgcaccctccctcaactctcctcaccaccctcctcaccctcaccgagTCCACCATaatccccctcaccaccaccggcgtcTCCTCCGGCTCAAAACTCTTCGgcgcctccatcctctcccgcgACACCCTGTCCCCCATAACAACAGCCACAAacaacgaagccctctcccccctcctccacggcgAAATAAACTGCATCCAGCAattcttcaccaccatccccccctcctcccgcccctccccttcttcctgcaTCTTTTTCGCCACACACGAGCCCTGTTCCCTCTGTCTGTCTGGAATCACCTGGGCTGGGTTCAACGAGTTCTACTATTTGTTCACCTACGAGGACTCAAGAGACGCGTTCAATATCCCGTATGACATTGACAttctggaggaggtgttcaAAGTAAGGGGAGAaaatgagggggagggtgagtttaagaggagggggttgtatAACAAGAATAACAAGTTCTTCAAGAGCAAGAGTCTAGGGGAGCTGatcgaggaggtggaggatgagaaggagagggagtaCTTCAGGGGGGAGGTCAAGAGGCTAAAGGGGTTATATGACGCGCTCAGTGAGACGTACCAGAAGGGCAAGGCGGAGGGTGTGGGGAGTGAGAGTGTTTGGAAGTAA